The genome window TTTTAATTTTTATTCTTGATAATACCGAGGACATTCTTTTAAAAAGTATACTCGGTCATAACAGACTTTTTATATGGGCAAATTAAGTTTTAAGTCTTCCTGAGTCTgtgggtggttttaaccttccagatttGGAATTGTATCAACTAACCACCCAACATATAGTTAAatcactaaagaggaacaatgggttCATATTGAAAATGCACATCCCCAGAATATACACAACCCTATGGAACGATCCTTGGATAGATTTTCACAATTCACTGATACATTGACCCACATGGAAtactaaaggcatagaaaccgtAAATTACTTTTTAAAAGGAAATGCATATATTTCCATGACGGAATTAAAAAgcaattttggactgaccaatgtgcctttcagaaagtattcacaccccttgactttttccacattgttgtgttagtctgattttaaaattgattaaattgagttttttggtcactggcctacacacagtactccataatgtcaaagtggaattatgtttgtcAAAGTTTTACAAATGGATTaataatgaaaagctgaaatgtcttgagtcaaaaacTATTCCACCCctttatgacaagcctaaataagttcaagggtaaaaatgtgcttaacaagtcacataataagttgcatggactcactctgtgtgcaatagctcgtcccgtatgcgggatcaacatccagcgtaaAATCATTTTGCCATATTCATAACCAAacaatagatttttttttgtaataattttttttcaaatataggacaattttatatcgttttatagatacacctctcctgaattgaaccacgttgtccgatttcaaaaaggctttacagcaaaagcaaaacattagataatgttagaggagtatatcgtcaaagtattcacatagccattttccgaccaaccacatgcatcacaaataaccaaaaaacagctaaatgcagcactaacctttgacaatcttcatcagatgacactcctaggacatcatgttacacaatacatgcattcttttgttcgataaagttcatatttatatataaaaacagcattttacatcggcgcgtgacgttgagaaactattttccttcaaatgcatccggtgatcagtgctacaatttactaaattactattcgaaaacatttttaaaatgtaatattgtcattcaaagaattatagatgaacatcccGTGAAAGcacctgcattgccagattttaaaataactttactgggaaatcacactttgcaataaaaggggatgctatactcagaaaaataggcaagcaatacaggtcagcgccatcttggaacaatcgaatatcaaatctactcttgtatactattgtaaatattcccttacctttgattatcttcatcagaaggcacttccaggaatcccaggtccccaacaaatgtagttttgttcgaaaaagttcataatttatatcccaatagcttcttcttgttagTGCGTTCCAAAGGCACCTCAAAATGTTTCGTCATGCACGGGACTTCTCCTCACGaaagccccccccaaaaagatttaagttcgttcaaacatgtcaaatgttgtataacataaatctttagggcctttttcaaccagagctttaataatattccatggggacgattgcattgtctttcaaaacgtttcgaaaggggagggtagccaggggcgcccgcATCATAATGGTAACggccctccccatgtgaccaagatcaacagcctctcattcggtcagttttcacagtagaagactcaaaccactttgtaaagactggggacatctagtggaagccataggaagtgctcaatgaatcctaactcacggtgtgatttatagccaaagtgctgaagttgagtccgcaaatcagatttccacatcctgttagaaactgtctcggggttttgactgccatatgagttctgttatactcacagacaccattcaaacagttttagaaactttagggtgttttctatccacatctattaattatatgcatatcctagcttctgagtttgagtaggaggccgtttaaaatgggcacatattttttcaaaaatcgctgtagcgccccctatcctgggcgtgcgtcaagaggttaacatgaattttgaatgactacctcatctctgtacccaacacatacaattatctgtcaagcagtgaatttcaaacacagattcaaccacatagATCAGCGCGGTTTCCCAATGCCTTGCAATGAaggtcacctattggtagatggcaaaaaaatacattgaatatccctttgagcatggtgaagttattaattacactttggatggtgtatcaatacacccagtcactacaaagatacatgcgtccttcctaactcggttgccagagaggaaggaaaccattcagggatttcaccatgaggccaatggtgactttaaaacagttacagagtttaaaaggctgtgataagagaactgaggatggatcaacaacattgtaattacgccacaatactaacctaattgacagagtgaaaggaaggaagcctgtacaggattaaaaaaatattccaaaacatacatcctgcactaaagtaatactgcaaaaaaatgtggcaaagcaattcacttttgttGTGCATAGAAAGTGTTACGTTTAGGGAAATTCTAATACAACACATGactgaataccactctccatattttcaagcatagtggtggctgcatcatgttatgggtatgcttgtaatcgttaagaactggggaggttttcaggatacaaaataaacagaatggagctaagcacaggaacaatcctagaggaaaaccctggttcagtctgctttccaccagacactgggggatgaattcacctttcagcaggacaataacctaaaacacaaggccaagtctacactagagttgcttacccACCTTGCAGCAAAATATTTTATCCCCCCCCCCTTCACGGTGGAGAAAAATTACAATTACAATTCTGCAAAAAAATTAATTGCGGCGTAAAGAAAATGTTGCCGTCGTTTTAAAGGCAAAAATGTGATTTCCTTtgttttatatacagtgcattcagacagtatttagaccccttcccttttaccccgttttgttacgttacatccttattctaaaatggattaaataaataaaaaatcctcaccaatctacacacaataccccataatgacaatgtgaaaacatttTTTCTGtaattttttgcaaatatattaaatgtaaaacatgaataccttatttacataagtattcagacccgttgctatGACTAATACCATGCTAATATGATGTCTGAGTGAGAGGTCAGGGCCCCTGCAGTTGGTCCATGATTACTACTAACCCCTGTCTCCCTAACAACCTACTGTGActctctctatcccctgtctCCCTAGCAACCTACTGtgactctctctaacccctgtatcCCTAGCAACCTACTGtgactctctctaacccctgtctcCCTAGCAACCTACTGTGACTCCCTCTAACCCCTGTCTCCCTAGCAACCTACTGtgactctctctaacccctgtctcCCTAGCAACCTACTGTGACTCCCTCTAACCCCTGTCTCCCTAACAGCCTACTGtgactctctctaacccctgtctcCCTAACAGCCTACTGtgactctctctaacccctgtctcCCTAGCAACCTACTGtgactctctctaacccctgtctcCCTAACAGCCTACTGtgactctctctaacccctgtctcCCTAGCAACCTACTGtgactctctctaacccctgtctcCCTAGCAACCTACTGtgactctctctaacccctgtctcCCTAGCAACCTACTGTGactctctctaacccctaacaGCCTACtgactctctctaacccctgtctcctctcctccagaccccCTAACAACCTACTGTGACTCTCCAACCTACTGtgactctctctaacccctgtctcCTTAGCAACCTTCTGtgactctctctaacccctgtcccCCTAGCAACCTACTGTGACTCTCTCTATCCCCTAACAGCCTACTGTGActctctctatcccctgtctcctctcctccagaccccCTAACCTACTGTGACTCTCCAACCTACTGTGACTCTCCAACCTACTGTGACTCTCCAACTTACTGtgactctctctaacccctgtctcctctcctccagaccccCTAACAACCTACTGtgactctctctaacccctgtctcctctcctccagaccccCTATCCAGCCTTCAAGATGGAGGAGGAACAGTGCTTCTACAATGAGTCCATTGCCTTCTTCTACAACCGCAGTGGAAAGTACCTGGCTACAGAGTGGAATACCGTCAGTAAGCTGGTGATGGGGCTGGGTATCACAGTATGTATCTTCATCATGCTGGCTAACTTGCTGGTCATGGTGGCTATATACGTCAACCGCCGCTTCCACTTCCCTATTTACTACCTGATGGCCAACCTGGCCGCCGCGGACTTCTTTGCCGGCCTGGCGTACTTCTACCTGATGTTCAACACGGGCCCGAACACGCGGCGCCTCACGGTCTCCACGTGGCTTCTCCGACAGGGTCTCATCGACACGTCCCTCACGGCGTCCGTGTGTAACCTCCTCGCCATCGCCATCGAACGCCACATCACCGTTTTCCGCATGCAGCTGCACACGCGCATGTCCAACCggcgtgtggtggtggtgattgtagTCATCTGGACCTTGTCTATCGTCATGGGAGCCATCCCGTCGGTGGGGTGGAACTGTATCTGTGACGTCAGCACGTGTTCTAGCATGGCGCCGCTGTACTGTAACTCCTACCTGGTGTTCTGGGCCATATTCAACCTGGTCACCTTCTTGGTCATGGTGGTGCTGTACGCTCACATCTTTATGTACGTGAGACAGAGGACCATGAGGATGAGCAGACACAGCTCTGGACCACGCAGGAACAGAGACACCATGATGAGCCTGCTGAAGACTGTCGTCATCGTACTGGGTAAGAACCTCGACTACCTTCACAACAGACACTATGTGTTAGATTCTGGTACTgggtaggttagagttaggaccACGTAGGAATAGACACTGTGTTAGATACTAGTACTGCGTAGGTTAGAGTTATGAACAGACACTATGTTAGATACTAGTACTGGGTAGGTTAGAGTCAGGACCAGACACTATGTTAGATACTAGTACTgggtaggttagagttaggaccACATAGGAATAGACACTATGTGTTAGATACTAGTACTGGGTAGGTTAGAGTCAGGACCAGACACTATGTTAGATACTAGTACTgggtaggttagagttaggaccACATAGGAATAGACACTATGTGTTAGATACTAGTACTGGGTAGGACCACATAGGAACAGAGTCATCATGATGAGCCTGCTGAAGACTGTCATGATTGTACTGGGTAAGACCTTACCCTTGACATCCCATAATAACATAACACAGTATCCCTGTGAGACTGAGGTTAAAGAACCTTGAGTAAGGACTAGGGATGTTGTcatgaccgtattaccgccacactgtAAGTCGTCAGTCACgaccgcagtaaaattccacgtgaccgttgagCCCAGGTAATcccctctattgtccctccatcaggaccTAATGGCCAGGTAATCccctctgttgtccctccatcaggacctaatggcctggtaatcccctctgttgtccctccatcaggtcctaatggccagGTAATCccctctgttgtccctccatcaggtcctaatggccagGTAATCccctctgttgtccctccatcaggaccTAATGGCCAGGTAATCccctctgttgtccctccatcaggaccTAATGGCCAGGTAATCccctctgttgtccctccatcaggtcctaatggcctggtactcagggctctgttgtccctaCATCAGgacctaatggtctggtactcagggctctgttgtccctccatcaggacctaatggtctggtactcagggctctgttgtccctaCATCAGgacctaatggtctggtactcagggctctgttgtccctacagggctctgttgtccccacgcagtctcctcgtggagtgcaacgtaatcggccatgatcggtgtccaaaaatgtcgattaccgattgttatgaaaacttgaaatcggccctaattaatcggcctgATGGAGGGAcctgttgtccctccatcaggtcctaatggcctggtactcagggctctgttgtccctccatcaggtcctaatggcctggtactcagggctctgttgtccctccatcaggtcctaatggtctggtactcagggctctattgtccctccatcaggtcctaatggcctggtactcagggctctttTGTTCCTAcatcaggtcctaatgacctggtactcagggctctgttgtccctccatcaggtcctaatggcctggtactcagggctctttTGTTCCTAcatcaggtcctaatgacctggtactcagggctctgttgtccctacatcaggtcctaatggcctggtactcagggctctttTGTTCCtacatcaggtcctaatggcctggtactcagggctctattacTACCATCagttcctaatggcctggtactcagggctctttTGTCCCTACATCAGgacctaatggcctggtactcagggctctattgctaccatcaggtcctaatggcctggtactcagggctctgttgtccctccatcaggtcctaatgacctggtactcagggctctactatCCCTCCATCAGgacctaatggcctggtactcagggctctttTGTTCCTAcatcaggtcctaatgacctggtactcagggctctattacTACCATCagttcctaatggcctggtactcagggctctattacTACCATCagttcctaatggcctggtactcagggctctattacTACCATCAGTTcctaatgacctggtactcagggctctattgctaccatcaggtcctaatggcctggtactcagggctctattacTACCATCagttcctaatggcctggtactcagggctctattacTACCATCAGTTcctaatgacctggtactcagggctctgttgtccctacatcaggtcctaatggcctggtactcagggctctgttgtccctccatcaggacctaatggcctggtactcagggctctattacTACCATCAGTTCCTAATGGCctagtactcagggctctattgctaccatcaggtcctaatggcctagtactcagggctctattgctaCGATCGGGTCCTAATGGCCTGATAGTGcatttgtatttaattttgtatAACCTAGTGAGAGGGCGTtgttttatattttcataattaattggGTGACACATTAACCTGTAGCTCCAGAATCTCTCCACCatgcgtttccatctcctcccctcttcttcattcctttctccagAACATCTCTCCACTatgcgtttccatctcctcccctcttcttcaTTCGTTTCTCCAGAACATCTC of Salmo salar chromosome ssa01, Ssal_v3.1, whole genome shotgun sequence contains these proteins:
- the LOC106572527 gene encoding lysophosphatidic acid receptor 1, whose amino-acid sequence is MEEEQCFYNESIAFFYNRSGKYLATEWNTVSKLVMGLGITVCIFIMLANLLVMVAIYVNRRFHFPIYYLMANLAAADFFAGLAYFYLMFNTGPNTRRLTVSTWLLRQGLIDTSLTASVCNLLAIAIERHITVFRMQLHTRMSNRRVVVVIVVIWTLSIVMGAIPSVGWNCICDVSTCSSMAPLYCNSYLVFWAIFNLVTFLVMVVLYAHIFMYVRQRTMRMSRHSSGPRRNRDTMMSLLKTVVIVLGAFIVCWTPGLVLILLDVFCANCNVLDFEKFFLLLAEFNSAMNPIIYSYRDKEMSATFKQILCCQRQENVNGTAAEGSDRSASSINHTVLSGGKQNNDHSVV